The stretch of DNA TGTCTGATTTCGGGTCCATTGCTTCGACCAATAAAACCTTCCGCTCGCTTATTAAGGATAGTGAGTTGTATAGGCTGAGACGGGCTAAGGGTATTGTGGAGCATTGGATTTACTTTTCTTGTAGGCTTTTGGAATGGGAAGCTTATGATCCAAATGGAGACCGCTGGTTACGTGTACCGAAGATGACATTTAACGAGTGTTTCATGTGTTCGGATAAAGAGTCTCTTGCGGTTGGCACTGAGCTTCTTGTTTTCGGTAAAGAGATCATGTCTCATGTGATTTACAGGTATAGTATCTTGACCAATGCATGGACGTCAGGTATGCAAATGAATGTCCCTAGGTGCTTGTTTGGATCAGCGAGTCTAGGAGAGATCGCGGTTGTAGCTGGAGGATGTGATCCTCGTGGTCAGATATTGAGTTCAGCTGAGCTTTATAACTCGGAGACCGGGGAATGGACTGTACTTCCAAGCATGAATAAGGCGAGGAAAATGTGCTCGAGCGTGTTCATGGACGGGAATTTCTATTGTCTCGGAGGTATAGGAGAGGGGAACTCGAAGATGCTGATGTGCGGTGAAGTCTATGATCTCAAGAAGAGGACATGGACACTGATACCTGACATGTTACCTGACAGAAGCAATGGAGGTGGAGGAGATCAAGCGAACGAGACTGCTGCTGCAACGGCTGCTTCAGCGGCGCCACCGCTTCTAGCAGTTGTAAAAGACCAGCTCTATGCTGCGAATTACGCGCTGCAAGAGGTGAGGAGGTATGACAAAAAGCTTAATGTATGGAATAAAGTGGGGAGTTTGCCAGAGAGGGCTTCTTCGATGAACGGTTGGGGAATGGCGTTTAGAGCATGTGGGGATCAGTTAGTGGTGGTTGGAGGGCCTAGGGCAATAGGAGGAGGGTTCATAGAGATCAATGCTTGTGTCCCAGGCGAAGGAGCGGAACTGCATTGGAGAGTTCTTGCTTCTAAGCCATCGGAAAACTTTGTGTATAACTGTGCGGTGATGGGATGttgatgaaagaagaagacttgaGAGAGGCATTTCAAAGCTATTATTGACTTCTTTTAttagagatttttcttttttttctttcttgttttggtttcaaACAGTTTGgggatttttcttcttcttttcatgatTGGGGGTCAAAGAGAgtctctctgtttccttctttGTCATTGTgggattattgttgttgttcagGCATAAAACTGGAACTGAAAAAGTTTCCAATAAATTTGAACAAGCACCATGTTTGGCTTGTCTCTCAACATCTTATATTGTAATTTGGTTCCATTGTAACTTcttctttaataaattttggaagATTTATAGAGTACAGAAATAATCAATCTTCTCattccttcttttttctcttttcttctggaAGACATAGCTTTCTGATTTAATGATGTTAGATTTGAAActaaaaagtttctaaaaaatttcttatatCTTCATTCTTCATTATAGCAAAACATAATTAAGTACATTGTTGCTAGTTGAAAGCTTGAAACATGCatagataatatattaaaagaaaacataggAATATGAAAATTTCGATTCTAAGAGTCAAATTTGAGAATAAAGATCAGCTTTTTTTTACACGACAGAGATCCACAAAACTAACGCAAGACAAACAACATCAAAGACATGAAACTTGCTTCAcacattctaaattttaaaaagcttttcCAAGGTCTCTTAGTACTGATAACCCTCACCATAcattgtttcataactttcatgTTCATGCTTATATCTTCTTGATTTATCGGCCTGTGAGAAAAGAGATACATAAGTAAATAAAGAATCACaattttataaatgagaatAAGAGATCAAGTGGAACAAGACCACATACCCGGCTTAAGATCTTCTCGAAAGCATCAGGTCCATTCTCTGCAATGTACTTCTCAGCAGCTGTTAACACGTCGTCTGGTTTTCTGAAGAAATCCATCTTCTTTGGCACATACCAAATATTAATGCTCCGTGGGTTAACAAACACAGGCCTCACAAAATGCTCATAGACATAAGCAGCGCCGCTGAAGTAAGGAATAACAAGCCAGCAAGTCAAGATCAGCTTCATGTATGACCATATCGGTAACCTGATtacacaacaataacaacattGTCAGATAAAAGATTGACTTGTTTCTTGTTATGGTTAATGGGTCTGAATCATCATCTAGTTCTTACCACTCGATGAGTTTGGCAAACGTGAGCTCGATGAGTGTAAGTAGAGAATAAAGAACCCAATATGTTAGCCATTGTTTGTCATCAGCGTGAGACTGAGTTTCAATCGCCTGGACTGAAGCATATCTAAACCATTGAAAcattcaaagaacaaaaaagaccATTAGATCAAAGCTTCTGCAGTACATATTTAAAACAATGTaactaaaacagaggaaatattGGATTCAACTTACAGAGGATAAACGAGACTAACCACAggcctgcaaaaaaaaattcaaaaccagaGATTATGATTAAATTTCACTCCTAACATTgcaaaagattaaaactttataGGAATTAATCAATCAACTTCGTAACTTAAACTAGGGttatgtccaaaaaaaatagaacctaTTCCGCAAAAGGAAGGAACTTTAAAGAGATTTAGGTGACTTCATTAATGGTGAAGTAGAGCAAAAgcagaaagagagaagagaaacttGATTTAGAGACAAAATTGAAGAAAGTTAACATTACCCAGCAAGAACATCGAAGTTCCTGAGAAGAACCTTGAGGAAATTTCCAGCTCCAGATCCCATCACCAAAGCTTTAGTCTTTTTGGGGGCTTTGAATCAGATtcttcttccactaaaaaacaCAACTCAGTCACTGGAGAGATTagattgagaaagagaaagagaacgaGCGAATATGATTTGTGTGGTAGACCTGTTGAAAGCTTTTAACTTTATAATTTGGTGTCATaacaaaaaaagtgtgaaaacgaTATGAATTGGAAAAAAAAGCAGCTAaccattaatttctttttggaaaaatccaAAGCTTTTAGGAAATTGTTAccaacaagacaaaaaaaagaaatggaaattaGCTTAAAGTTAAAACGTTGACACGAATAATAAAAGTAgtaatctttttctttgggTAATAATGGAAATTAGCTATCTTTAGTTATGTATTTGGAAATTTTGGCGAAAAAGGTAAATTTAATTTACCTATCTTTGATTCTGTAAGTTTTTCTATAGCCGACATCAGAAAATAATAgctcttttttataaaaaaaaaattatatgtaaaaaaaaaaaaattatgtcggCTATCGAAAACTGATTtacattgtatttatttattttttaatgtgaatccaagaaaatattgttttgatatATGTAAGAAGTTAAAAAGAACACTAGATTAGAGTAACATATTTTCACTATAAATTGGAAGAAAATTTTACATGAACATGTAGTGATGACATAATGGTTTTCAACTTAGTGATGAAAGAAGCTTCTTAATTAATACAATTCGGTTTATATATTAGCTCTTTGTTGCACAGCCGAGTGGGAATGATCGAACCTTCATTTTTCCTCCCAATGCGAGCGCCAGCAGATCAAACTCTTCTACATACCACAGCTCTGATACTATTGCCTGCATCAACAGAGAGATTTACTCAGTTCTTAGTCAAGAAAAAACTTCATTTTGTTGTGAGTTTACCTTGAATCCTCGGATTTGGTTGTTTAGTCTTGTGACCAACTCATGGAGAATCTGGAGATGGTCGTCAGAACCAGCCTGCTACATAAAAGAAACATCCAATTAAGTCATGGAGATTCTCTGCAACATTGGATTCTTTAGTTTGTCGACCATAAGTAATACTTGCCTTAGTTGGAGATATTGGAGGACCAAGCAGCCTTGCCAATGATGTATGAAGAATTGCAGCATCATACTGAAACAAACACAAGGATCAGAGACAAGTGGTTTGTGTTCATTGAGAGGTATATACAGTTTCTGAAATAGATATTACAAGTTGTTTCTCTGGTGCACGTGGAAGAACAGATTTCAGTTTGGAGCGGATTGTTATAGGATCATCTCCAGACTTAACCTGGTGAAACATGAAACAGGGCATAAGTCCTAGATATTTGATTAAGCCATTTCTAAAGAACTTGTTAGCATAGTTTTTTGTCATGGAGGATGAAATGGAGATCTGACTCACATTTGTTGAGGCAAAGTGAAAGTTGCAAAATTACCTTCCAACATCCAAGAAGAACACCAGTCGAGGTTAACAGAACTCTATCCAAGATAATCTCCAAAGGGCAAAGCTTATTAGCAACTGCTTTAACAGCAGCTGCTTCTCCTTCAACCTGATAATGAAGAAGTGATTCAGAGACTAGAATCTTCACAAGAGAAGAATTCTAGTGGACTGGTGATAAGATAAATGATAAAGTAAAAACAACAGACCTCATCTTCAGTAGCTGGAACAGAGAAAATGTGATTTGATGCATGAAACATGCTGAAGTGGTACATCTTAGAGTCCTGAAACCAGATTGCTAAAACAAAACCATagtaagagagaagaaaatacaATTACCCGCAGTATATGGTAATAGGCATAGCGGCAAGCTTACTATTTTCAAAGTAAGGAGTGAACACATCTTTTACTGCTTTCCTGCGATAGAACATAAAAGAACACCTTTCTAGCAGTAGAACATTTTTAAAACAGGATAAATTTTCATTAAGATTGGGAATGGGGCAAGTTACACACTCACGAGACTAGGACAGAGTATTCTGTGCTGAGATGTAATACATTAGCTCGCACAGGGGGATTCGCAACCTATATATGAGCAAACTGAATATTTCTACAATCATACATGATACATAGCTAtcacaaaaatcaattataaactTCACTATACAGAGCCACTACTCCATTCTAACAATAGTAGAAGTAGAGATGTAGCATTCTACTACCTTCAGGACAGGTGatatttctccatctttcagtGTGAAGAGATCTGAAAGTGACAATGACTGAGACGTTTCACCTTGCTTAAGGAAGACAGGTCCATTTTCTTGTAAATCCCGTTCCATCTTATCATACAGCCTTGTGCTTTGCTCCACATAGGTGACAAAGGAATCTGAAACATACCAGACTTATTATTGCAATGAATGGTGGTAACCCATTTGCTTTAGATACAATCTTGATACAGATAAAGAAAACACTTAACAAAGGCACTATGTTCTGCATATGATCCACTAAAGATGTTGGCTAACAAGCATATCCAAAACATAGATCGGCTCAAGATCCATTGCAAGCTCAAAACCTTGAGTACAAAAACAGAGACATAtcttcggaaaaaaaaaacatacatagaCATTAAAAACTAGTCCTTTACGCAATACTTAACTACACTCAGTGCTGATGAATCCTTCTGTTAGCAAGTCAACATCGATGATCCAATTACGAAACCCATATTCattaaaagaaacacaatttaGCTAATTAATCAAATCGGATCGGGATAGTAAAATTTAACACACCATCGAAATCTCAGAATATACAAAAAGGTACTTAATTTCGAGTGATTGATAAATAAGCAACCTTTAAGAACTTACCtgatgaagatgacgaagaagatggagaatttCGAAGACCCATTTGGAAAAGAGAGTAGAAGATAGTGAGAGAGACTGTCCATAATAACACAGCGATTCTCCAATTCGGTGTCCTAATCGCAGACGTCGTCGCTGTCGCCATTTCCccttttgtttcgtttctttgGATAACTCCAGTACTCTTTCTCCATCAGACTCTCGCCATTAACGTCAAGCTCTGTTCGgtgttatttttttggttattttccatttaatttttgctactcaattatttatttttacaatttactaattaatagatttatatccaaaaattcccaaaatatcaataaataaataaataaaatattaaaaacctttttttgtaaGTAAACAGAAAATGCAAAAAGTGTGAAGAGTGTATGAAGGGACCAAATCAAGGCTTTTACTTGTGCATACCAAAGTTGTGTGTTCTCTAAACTTACGTAAGTAAAATCTCAAAAGCTTTCTTCTATGTTTTACGGTTTGTGTATAAAAACTTAAGCAGAAGATGTTACAATAAATGTTATTACTTGTGCATACCAAAGTTGTGTGTTCTCTAAACTTACGTAAGTAAAATCTCAAAAGCTTTCTTCTATGTTTTACGGTTTGTGTATAAAAACTTAAGCAGAAGATGTTACAATAAATGTATATCATATAACTGTTTCACATTGTGGAAGCCAAAAAAATGGTTCTATATCTAATTTCGTTACTCCCTATCCTCGTAGCCACCATTATGCTTTATCAACGATGGTGGAGATCCAACATACCGCCTGGACCAAAACCAAAGTTTCTGATTGGTAACCTCCACCAAATGAAACCACTTTGGACTCATTCTTTCTCGGAGTGGTCAGAGACTTATGGTCCCATCATATCAGTGTGGATAGGTTCACAGCTCACGGTTGTGGTCTCGAGCTCTGATTTAGCCAAACAAGTTTTGAGAGACAAAGACAATCAATTGTCTAACCGACACAGGATCGCGAGGATGACTCAGACCGGTACCGATCTTGTTTGGTCTGATTACAGTCCGCATTATGTAAAACTGAGGAAACTTTGTACACTCGAGCTCTTTTCTCTGAAAAGCATCGAGAATTTCAGGTCGTTGAGAGAGATGGAAGCAAGATCGATGGTTGTGTCGATTCTAAAGGACTTAATGAGCAATTCAGCCGATGGCCAGGCAAGAAAACCGTTGGTCGTGAGGAAGTACCTAGCTGCGGTTGTTTTGAACACCATCTCAAGACTAATGATCGGGAAAGAGTTTGGGTCTGAGGAAGGAAAAGAGTTTAAATCGATCGTTGAGAAAGAACATCTTCTCAGTGGCTCAGGGACGCTTCTTGATCACGTCTGGTGGCTCAAATGGGTTTCGTCTTGGTTCATTAGCGATAAGGAATTCTTAGCACACAAGGATCGGAGAACAAAGTGGTTTAGAGGAGCTATAATGGTGGAAGAAGATGTAGCAATAGAGGACCACAAGGGTTTTGTTCGGAAATTGTTAGTGTTGAAAGAGCAGAAAGAGCTGAGCGAAGAGACGGTTGGGGGACTAGTCTGGAACATGTTAACCGCGGGTGCTGACACAACTGCGGTTGTTATCGAATGGGCTATGGCAGAGATGATCAAGTGCCCTACCGTGCAAGAAAAGGCGCAACAGGAGCTTGATTCCGTGGTTGGATCCGAAAGGTTAATGTCTGAATCAGATATTCCAAAACTGCCATATCTGCAATGCGTGGTTAAAGAAGCTCTCAGGCTTCACCCGTCAACACCGTTAATGCTTCCACACAAAGCAAGCGAAACAGTTTGGGTAGGTGGCTATAAGGTCCCTAAAGGAGCTACGGTTTATGTCAATGTGCAGGCGATTGGGAGAGACCCAGCAAACTGGAGAGACCCGTATGAATTTAGACCAGAGAGGTTTCTTCAGGAGGAAACCGATGTTAAAGGTCGAGACTTCAGGGTTCTTCCGTTCGGATCAGGAAGACGGATGTGTCCAGCAGCACAGCTCAGCATGAACTTGATGACATTGGTGATGGGAAATTTGTTGCATTGCTTCTCATGGAGTTCCCCTATTCCTGGAGAAATGATTGACATGAGCGAGAATCCAGGATTGCTTTGTAACATGAGGACTCCATTGCAGGCTCTAGCTTTGCCGAGAGCTGCAGCAAGAGTTATACCTTTACCTTTAGATTAACTCAGATAATTAATAACCATAGACACCAAGATAAGATGAATGGAAATGATCATGTTGTCAAACCTAAGAGACATGTAGCTATTATATAAATGGATAataaaagagaatatatatattcacatggAGAAAGATCAAAATCTCATGATAAGCATTGCCATAACTAAAAcctcaaaaacacaaacatcatTACACATTTATCTAATAGAAGCATACCAGCAATTTGGTTAtcttgatgaaaaaaaaaaaggactgcCTATACATAAAAATGACTGCATTAAGATTACTTTCTCTCTTGAGTCTTTGACTAGCAAGTAATAGGTGCCCGTAGAAATTTGAAACTACTTCGTTGGGGTATTTTTGTTAGAGATAATTGAGTTTTGTATAACATAAAGTCACCTTCGTATAAGTTAGTTTCTACGTTAAGAGTCACGATTTGTATGTTGTGTCTTATGAAGAGTCATGTCGTTTCTTATTGCACAACACAATGTTTCACTTGTATAAGTACAGATCGAGTCTCTATTTCCTGCAACACAAAGTCTGTAATACAATCAAGTTTCAGAATTCAGTGCATTAAAAGTTCTGTTCTTTACTCTTTCTCTCATACTCTGTTTCTGAATCAAAAGTTCAACAATTTTATCGAACACGGTGTGCAACATTAGAAAGCACACAGAAATGATTTTATAAGTTCAACATAGTCAATATGAGTATGCCTATATACCTTCCCCGTACGTAGTCCACCGGAAAAGTAGTTTACAgccctatctctctctctcggcgaTTGATTTACCAACGTCATCGTCCTCATCAACAAAGGAAGATGTACTACTAATCACTTCCTTTTAACCGAGCTTGGTTCACTAATTAATCAGATGAAGTGCGTCACCACAACTTCCAAACCGggttaaaccaaacaaaagttctACTAAAATTATCAATCGAACAGAAAAATGCAATTAGTGTGGGAAAGCAAAAGTGAACCATATTCATGACAATTTCATGCAAATTTACGTGCCGTCTAATTAGCTTATTCGATAACCATGAGTCTAAGTTCTTCATGAATGGTTTAATAtttcttgtatataaaaaaacactTTTCTATGAGGAAGTATCAAACTTGTagtacaatatttttttcactttgtcAAAGCAACATGGATTTATTACTGATTACACTAATCACTATCGTAATCGCGGCCGTCATACAAAATCTACGACGTCGTAGATCCAACATACCGCCGGGACCACCACCGCAATTTCTAGTGGGAAACCTCAATCAACTGAAACCACTATGGACACAGTCTTTCTCCGAGTGGTCACAGACTTATGGCCCCATCATATCGGTGTGGTTAGGGTCACAGCTAGCTGTCGTAGTATCTAGCTCTGACTTAGCTAAACAAGTGTTGAGAGACAAAGACTACCAGCTTTGTAACAGACACAGAACAGCAAGAATGACTCAAAACGGTAGCGATCTTATTTGGTCTGATTATGGAGCACATTATGTGAAAATGAGGAAACTATCTACACTCGAGCTCTTTTCACTGAAAAGCATCGAGTGTTTCAGGTCAATGAGAGAGATGGAAGTAAGATCTGTGGTGAAGTCGATTTTTAACGACTTGATGAGCGATGATCAGAAGCCTGTGGTGCTGAGGACATATCTAGGTTCGGTTGCTTTGAACATTGTTTCAAGATTAGTGATCGGCAAAACGTTCGAACCAAAAGAAGCAAGAGAGTTTAAATCGATTGTTGATAGGGAGACTCGTTTGCCTGGTGCAACCAAGATGCTTGATTACGCAACTTGGCTTAAACGGGTTTCGTCATGGTTCACTAGCGACAAGGCGTTCATGAAGCACATGGCTCGGAGAAAAAACTGGTTTAGACGAGCTGTAATGGATAAAGAATACGGAGGACGAGACGAGAAGTGTTTTGTTCAGAGTCTACTAGCGTTGAAAGAGAAGAATGAGCTTACCGAGGAGACTGTGATGGGACTGGTCTGGAACATGTTAACCGCAGGTGCTGACACAACTGCCATTACTATTGAATGGGCAATGGCAGAGATGATAAGATGCCCGGCTGTGCAAGAAAAGGTGCAGAATGAGCTTGATTCCGCGGTTGGATCCGAACGGTTAATGTCTGATACAGATATCCCGAAGCTGCCATATCTGCAATGCGTACTCAAAGAAGCTCTCCGGCTTCACCCTCCAACACCATTGATGCTTCCACACAAGGCCAGCGAATCAGTTCAGATAGGAGGGTACAGAGTTCCTATGGGAGCCACGGTTTATGTCAACGTGCAGGCCATTGGTCGAGATCCAGCAAACTGGAGTAACCCTGATGAGTTTAGACCAGAGCGGTTTCTTGTAGAGGAAACAGATGTCAAAGGTCAAGACTTTCGGGTTCTTCCGTTTGGATCAGGAAGACGGGTGTGTCCAGCCGCACAACTCAGCCTCAATATGATGACGTTAGCACTAGGTAATTTACTGCATTGTTTCTCATGGAGATTCTCTACACCTATTGAGCACATCGACATGACTGAGAAGCCTGGATTAGTTTGTTACATGAAGACTCCATTGCAGGCTCTAGCTTCGGCCAGGCAGCCACAAGAGTTATATAACTTTTCACTGAAATAGATCATACATATTAATCTACCTAATATAAGAGAGATTCTCAACTGAGATAAAACAGATGTAGCAATGGCAAGATTTAGGACATGGCTGATGAGTTCGTACAAACAGAATGTAGctaatatagtaaataaactaaatattccAAAAGAGAAAGCTTAGTCTCATCATTGCTAAAATCGAGAACCTCATAACACAAACTTTACACATCTGTTATAGAAGCAAGCCAGCAATGTGTTATCTTAGGCTCCCATCATTCCTCAccgtcttcctcctcttcatcgtcgt from Camelina sativa cultivar DH55 chromosome 9, Cs, whole genome shotgun sequence encodes:
- the LOC104713094 gene encoding cytochrome P450 98A9-like, translating into MRKYQTCSTIFFSLCQSNMDLLLITLITIVIAAVIQNLRRRRSNIPPGPPPQFLVGNLNQLKPLWTQSFSEWSQTYGPIISVWLGSQLAVVVSSSDLAKQVLRDKDYQLCNRHRTARMTQNGSDLIWSDYGAHYVKMRKLSTLELFSLKSIECFRSMREMEVRSVVKSIFNDLMSDDQKPVVLRTYLGSVALNIVSRLVIGKTFEPKEAREFKSIVDRETRLPGATKMLDYATWLKRVSSWFTSDKAFMKHMARRKNWFRRAVMDKEYGGRDEKCFVQSLLALKEKNELTEETVMGLVWNMLTAGADTTAITIEWAMAEMIRCPAVQEKVQNELDSAVGSERLMSDTDIPKLPYLQCVLKEALRLHPPTPLMLPHKASESVQIGGYRVPMGATVYVNVQAIGRDPANWSNPDEFRPERFLVEETDVKGQDFRVLPFGSGRRVCPAAQLSLNMMTLALGNLLHCFSWRFSTPIEHIDMTEKPGLVCYMKTPLQALASARQPQELYNFSLK
- the LOC104713092 gene encoding uncharacterized protein LOC104713092 isoform X1; this encodes MATATTSAIRTPNWRIAVLLWTVSLTIFYSLFQMGLRNSPSSSSSSSDSFVTYVEQSTRLYDKMERDLQENGPVFLKQGETSQSLSLSDLFTLKDGEISPVLKVANPPVRANVLHLSTEYSVLVSKAVKDVFTPYFENTIWFQDSKMYHFSMFHASNHIFSVPATEDEVEGEAAAVKAVANKLCPLEIILDRVLLTSTGVLLGCWKVKSGDDPITIRSKLKSVLPRAPEKQLYDAAILHTSLARLLGPPISPTKQAGSDDHLQILHELVTRLNNQIRGFKAIVSELWYVEEFDLLALALGGKMKVRSFPLGCATKS
- the LOC104713091 gene encoding HVA22-like protein a, which translates into the protein MGSGAGNFLKVLLRNFDVLAGPVVSLVYPLYASVQAIETQSHADDKQWLTYWVLYSLLTLIELTFAKLIEWLPIWSYMKLILTCWLVIPYFSGAAYVYEHFVRPVFVNPRSINIWYVPKKMDFFRKPDDVLTAAEKYIAENGPDAFEKILSRADKSRRYKHEHESYETMYGEGYQY
- the LOC104713096 gene encoding cytochrome P450 98A8, coding for MVLYLISLLPILVATIMLYQRWWRSNIPPGPKPKFLIGNLHQMKPLWTHSFSEWSETYGPIISVWIGSQLTVVVSSSDLAKQVLRDKDNQLSNRHRIARMTQTGTDLVWSDYSPHYVKLRKLCTLELFSLKSIENFRSLREMEARSMVVSILKDLMSNSADGQARKPLVVRKYLAAVVLNTISRLMIGKEFGSEEGKEFKSIVEKEHLLSGSGTLLDHVWWLKWVSSWFISDKEFLAHKDRRTKWFRGAIMVEEDVAIEDHKGFVRKLLVLKEQKELSEETVGGLVWNMLTAGADTTAVVIEWAMAEMIKCPTVQEKAQQELDSVVGSERLMSESDIPKLPYLQCVVKEALRLHPSTPLMLPHKASETVWVGGYKVPKGATVYVNVQAIGRDPANWRDPYEFRPERFLQEETDVKGRDFRVLPFGSGRRMCPAAQLSMNLMTLVMGNLLHCFSWSSPIPGEMIDMSENPGLLCNMRTPLQALALPRAAARVIPLPLD
- the LOC104713092 gene encoding uncharacterized protein LOC104713092 isoform X2: MATATTSAIRTPNWRIAVLLWTVSLTIFYSLFQMGLRNSPSSSSSSSDSFVTYVEQSTRLYDKMERDLQENGPVFLKQGETSQSLSLSDLFTLKDGEISPVLKVANPPVRANVLHLSTEYSVLVSKAVKDVFTPYFENTIWFQDSKMYHFSMFHASNHIFSVPATEDEVEGEAAAVKAVANKLCPLEIILDRVLLTSTGVLLGCWKVKSGDDPITIRSKLKSVLPRAPEKQLYDAAILHTSLARLLGPPISPTKAGSDDHLQILHELVTRLNNQIRGFKAIVSELWYVEEFDLLALALGGKMKVRSFPLGCATKS
- the LOC104713090 gene encoding F-box/kelch-repeat protein At1g74510-like, with product MRRCNIIIIHRSLNQTLLDELIEESGIYSSSSSIINSVSSIIIMLEAPSYLVSRDLPSSCEEESKWIYNAHCVLQLSFKKRFLDDDDIDERGGSSVKKMLRVDESDKVTDILQLAKTYQRSNQSQQSGPPITRLDHNALLNCLAHCSLSDFGSIASTNKTFRSLIKDSELYRLRRAKGIVEHWIYFSCRLLEWEAYDPNGDRWLRVPKMTFNECFMCSDKESLAVGTELLVFGKEIMSHVIYRYSILTNAWTSGMQMNVPRCLFGSASLGEIAVVAGGCDPRGQILSSAELYNSETGEWTVLPSMNKARKMCSSVFMDGNFYCLGGIGEGNSKMLMCGEVYDLKKRTWTLIPDMLPDRSNGGGGDQANETAAATAASAAPPLLAVVKDQLYAANYALQEVRRYDKKLNVWNKVGSLPERASSMNGWGMAFRACGDQLVVVGGPRAIGGGFIEINACVPGEGAELHWRVLASKPSENFVYNCAVMGC